The following are encoded together in the Mesoterricola sediminis genome:
- a CDS encoding GGDEF domain-containing protein: MAVEGASRAEPAETPRAATPGMGLDAPLVQALLAALDAHALVMDLDLRVSDYDPGLPSALGVTLGDGAPDLLPALVRTQASPKGWRPAGTPVPLDENGRHLWVFRDASALELREALEMGFLHELLSTIARRGPEGTTLPHLWELALDLYRERIARPLDVALRHEIPGGRAQEVLPPAGLGEPEPEPEGPGADPRPIVLVVDDSPMVRRLLRTVLGRDYRVLLAAGGEEALAAARDHQPAVILLDVLMPGMDGFQVCAALKEEPATREIPVLVLTALQGEAEEVRALEAGAIDFIQKPIIPATVLARVRNHVDLKAAQDRLQELAVLDPLTGIANRRAFDQTLGHEWQRSRREGKPLSLVMADVDCFKAYNDAYGHVRGDGCLREIAQVLRETLRRPADLVARFGGEEFICILPETDAAGARQVALALGEAVARLGIPHPGSEVAAHVTVSLGTATAIPTLADWAERLVVEADRAMYEAKRQAKAQARKPGPDPA, from the coding sequence ATGGCAGTGGAGGGGGCGTCCAGGGCAGAACCTGCGGAGACCCCCCGGGCGGCCACGCCCGGCATGGGGCTGGACGCCCCCCTGGTCCAGGCCCTCCTGGCGGCCCTGGATGCCCACGCCCTCGTGATGGACCTGGACCTGCGCGTGTCCGACTACGACCCGGGCCTGCCCAGCGCCCTGGGCGTCACCCTGGGCGACGGGGCCCCCGACCTGCTCCCGGCCCTCGTGCGGACCCAGGCCTCGCCCAAGGGCTGGCGCCCGGCGGGCACGCCCGTGCCCCTGGACGAAAACGGACGGCACCTCTGGGTCTTCCGGGACGCCAGCGCCCTGGAATTGCGGGAGGCCCTGGAAATGGGCTTCCTCCATGAACTCCTGTCCACCATCGCCCGGCGCGGTCCCGAGGGCACCACCCTCCCCCACCTCTGGGAACTGGCCCTGGACCTGTACCGGGAGCGGATCGCGCGGCCCCTGGACGTGGCGCTGCGCCACGAGATCCCCGGGGGCCGCGCCCAGGAGGTCCTGCCCCCGGCCGGACTGGGGGAGCCGGAGCCGGAGCCCGAGGGCCCCGGGGCCGATCCCCGGCCCATCGTGCTGGTGGTGGACGACAGCCCCATGGTGCGGCGCCTGCTCCGCACCGTGCTCGGGCGGGACTACCGCGTGCTCCTGGCGGCGGGCGGGGAGGAGGCCCTGGCCGCCGCCCGCGACCACCAGCCGGCGGTCATCCTGCTGGACGTCCTGATGCCCGGCATGGACGGGTTCCAGGTGTGCGCGGCCCTCAAGGAGGAACCGGCCACCCGGGAGATCCCCGTCCTGGTCCTGACCGCCCTCCAGGGCGAGGCGGAGGAGGTGCGCGCCCTGGAGGCCGGCGCCATCGACTTCATCCAGAAGCCGATCATCCCCGCCACCGTCCTGGCCCGGGTGCGCAACCACGTGGACCTGAAGGCCGCCCAGGACCGGCTCCAGGAACTGGCGGTCCTGGACCCCCTCACCGGCATCGCCAACCGCCGGGCCTTCGACCAGACGCTGGGCCACGAATGGCAGCGCAGTCGCCGGGAAGGCAAGCCCCTCTCCCTCGTCATGGCGGACGTGGACTGCTTCAAGGCCTACAACGACGCCTATGGGCACGTGCGGGGGGACGGTTGTCTCCGGGAGATCGCCCAGGTCCTGCGGGAGACCCTGCGCCGGCCGGCGGACCTGGTGGCCCGGTTCGGCGGGGAGGAGTTCATCTGCATCCTGCCCGAGACCGACGCGGCGGGCGCCCGGCAGGTGGCCCTGGCCCTGGGGGAGGCGGTGGCCCGGCTGGGAATCCCCCACCCCGGTTCCGAGGTGGCCGCCCACGTGACCGTGAGCCTGGGCACGGCCACGGCCATCCCCACCCTGGCGGATTGGGCCGAACGCTTGGTTGTCGAGGCGGACCGGGCCATGTACGAGGCGAAACGCCAAGCCAAGGCTCAAGCAAGGAAGCCAGGGCCGGACCCGGCATAA
- a CDS encoding outer membrane protein assembly factor BamD: MNRRLLPVAACALLLLGGGAACRKNKPITAPKGPEVKGQTAPEILAEAKIYLENRKWDDGRRILRVIEERLPSSKEFAEAKLLIADSFFFGSTNTYPEALVEYQSFLNYFPRSDKRDYVLYRIALCHYAAIMNAERDQTETRKALEGFQTLLKEAPGSVYAVDAKAKVVQCWRRMAEAELMVGIFMVKNFQFAPAEMRLKTLLETYPEYVDRERAYYYLGEALRQRPVHNETLKRFSKDFSAKVGVEDFSKLSKEQHQQFNKEITAMINEELAKFKEEAKGYYQKLVESYPGSEWAGKANDRLLEMGHAGRKEELDS, translated from the coding sequence ATGAACCGCCGTCTCCTCCCCGTCGCCGCCTGCGCCCTCCTGCTCCTGGGAGGGGGGGCGGCGTGCCGGAAAAACAAGCCGATCACCGCCCCGAAGGGCCCCGAGGTCAAGGGCCAGACGGCGCCCGAGATCCTGGCCGAGGCGAAGATCTACCTGGAGAACCGGAAGTGGGACGACGGGCGCCGGATCCTCCGGGTCATCGAGGAGCGCCTGCCCAGCTCCAAGGAGTTCGCCGAAGCCAAGCTCCTGATCGCCGACAGCTTCTTCTTCGGGTCCACCAACACCTATCCCGAGGCCCTGGTCGAGTACCAGAGCTTCCTCAACTACTTCCCCCGGTCCGACAAGCGGGACTACGTCCTCTACCGGATCGCCCTCTGCCACTACGCCGCCATCATGAACGCGGAGCGGGACCAGACCGAGACCCGGAAGGCCCTGGAGGGGTTCCAGACCCTGCTCAAGGAGGCCCCCGGCTCCGTCTACGCGGTCGACGCGAAGGCCAAGGTCGTCCAGTGCTGGCGCCGCATGGCCGAGGCCGAGCTGATGGTCGGCATCTTCATGGTCAAGAACTTCCAGTTCGCCCCCGCCGAGATGCGCCTCAAGACCCTCCTGGAGACCTACCCCGAGTACGTGGACCGGGAGCGCGCCTACTACTACCTGGGCGAGGCCCTGCGCCAGCGCCCCGTGCACAACGAGACCCTCAAGCGGTTCTCCAAGGACTTCTCCGCCAAGGTGGGCGTCGAGGACTTCTCCAAGCTCTCCAAGGAGCAGCACCAGCAGTTCAACAAGGAAATCACGGCCATGATCAACGAGGAGCTGGCCAAGTTCAAGGAGGAGGCCAAGGGCTACTACCAGAAGCTGGTGGAGAGCTACCCCGGCAGCGAGTGGGCCGGCAAGGCCAACGACCGCCTCCTCGAAATGGGCCACGCGGGCCGCAAGGAAGAGCTGGACAGCTAG
- a CDS encoding alpha/beta fold hydrolase, with the protein MSLNPSVLPEDLEPAFRGFLTGHGGRPLAYSRWDHPAPRGRVVLSHGYGEHGERYRHTACWLHRLGWAVTALDHQGFGRSGGIRGDAAGIQAPVADLVQLLHHERLEDARAWGERRPQLLLGHSYGGLLALLALLWHPEALDGLVLSAPAVALRPIPAPLRLLQRLLLLAAPHRPVAVKGDKTQVCSDPVLVQRYWDDPLCHHLVTAGFLAALQEGQAELLGMGAELDRPILLLEAGRDTVADPDGAEALWRAVRPDLLERHRLDAFMHEIFHDVRRPEAESLVEGWLERKFPALSGTAAPSAATLN; encoded by the coding sequence ATGTCCCTGAACCCCTCCGTCCTGCCCGAGGATCTCGAGCCCGCCTTCCGGGGGTTCCTGACGGGGCATGGGGGCCGGCCCCTGGCCTACTCCCGCTGGGACCACCCCGCCCCCCGGGGGCGGGTCGTCCTGAGCCACGGCTACGGGGAGCACGGGGAGCGCTACCGCCATACGGCCTGCTGGCTCCACCGCCTCGGCTGGGCCGTGACCGCCCTGGACCACCAGGGCTTCGGCCGCAGCGGCGGGATCCGGGGGGACGCGGCGGGGATCCAGGCCCCGGTGGCCGACCTGGTCCAGCTCCTCCACCACGAGCGGCTCGAGGACGCCCGGGCCTGGGGGGAACGCCGGCCCCAGCTGCTTCTGGGGCACAGCTACGGGGGCCTCCTGGCCCTGCTCGCCCTCCTCTGGCACCCGGAGGCCCTGGACGGCCTCGTCCTGTCCGCCCCGGCCGTGGCCCTGCGCCCCATCCCCGCCCCCCTGAGGCTCCTGCAGCGCCTCCTCCTCCTGGCGGCCCCCCACCGGCCGGTGGCCGTCAAGGGCGACAAGACCCAGGTCTGTTCCGATCCGGTGCTCGTGCAGCGCTACTGGGACGACCCCCTCTGCCACCACCTGGTCACGGCCGGCTTTCTGGCCGCTCTCCAGGAAGGGCAGGCGGAACTGCTCGGCATGGGCGCCGAGCTGGATCGCCCCATCCTCCTCCTGGAGGCGGGCCGGGACACCGTGGCCGACCCGGACGGGGCCGAGGCGCTCTGGCGGGCCGTCCGTCCCGACCTCCTGGAACGCCATCGCCTGGATGCCTTCATGCATGAGATATTCCATGACGTGAGGCGTCCCGAAGCCGAGTCCCTCGTCGAGGGCTGGCTGGAACGCAAATTCCCGGCCCTGTCCGGAACCGCCGCCCCGTCTGCCGCCACCTTGAATTGA
- a CDS encoding CoB--CoM heterodisulfide reductase iron-sulfur subunit A family protein, whose translation MSHPRIGVYFCTRRHGSAAPDPKALAAYAASLPQVAEVKILPAGASLDPAALARELAARQLTTVVIAAHSPGYFKTAFTRAMALAGLDPEAIRLASFREHGAGFGDAVERAKAVIACAVLDVPFGLAAVPERLPMHPDTLVIGGGIAGIQTALEIADAGKKVYLVERTPTIGGHMAMFDKTFPTLDCAACILTPKMVAVDQHENIELMTWSEVEAVSGGPGSYQVKIRRKARYVDLDACVACNDCSAICPVTVSSEFDSGIATRKAIYIPFPQAIPNAFVVDKEHCTWLQSGGTKCGACVKKCSKEAIHFDAKDEVVEVTVGNIVVATGYDVFDARRMDRYGYGTYPNVLTALEFERLTNASGPTGGNIVMKTKKLDKRTRQETWGFEPDGPRPKSVAIIHCVGSRDRNYNPYCSRVCCMYSLKFAHLVKEKLHDAKCYEFYIDMRAFGKGYEEFFERIKEEGIHVVRGRSAKVKEVGGQLVLRGEDIVDDKVLEMPVDMVLLAVGLEPDAGSDGLGRILGLSRDEGGWYSESDYNMDPTGTHRGGIFVAGACQGPKDIPDTVAQASSVAAAVLKTVLREQGSGSQGDLSLASIENLARQLAEPRA comes from the coding sequence ATGAGCCACCCTCGCATCGGCGTGTATTTCTGCACCCGCAGGCACGGATCCGCGGCGCCCGACCCCAAGGCCCTGGCCGCCTACGCGGCCTCGCTGCCCCAGGTTGCGGAGGTGAAGATCCTGCCTGCCGGAGCGTCCCTGGACCCGGCCGCCCTGGCCCGGGAACTCGCGGCCCGCCAGCTCACCACGGTGGTGATCGCGGCCCACTCCCCCGGCTATTTCAAGACGGCCTTCACCCGGGCCATGGCCCTGGCCGGCCTCGACCCGGAGGCCATCCGCCTGGCCTCCTTCCGGGAGCACGGCGCGGGGTTCGGGGATGCGGTGGAACGGGCCAAGGCGGTGATCGCCTGCGCCGTGCTGGATGTGCCCTTCGGGTTGGCGGCCGTCCCGGAGCGCCTGCCCATGCACCCCGACACCCTCGTCATCGGGGGCGGCATCGCGGGGATCCAGACCGCCCTGGAGATCGCGGACGCGGGCAAGAAGGTCTACCTGGTCGAGCGCACGCCCACCATTGGCGGGCACATGGCCATGTTCGACAAGACCTTCCCCACCCTGGACTGCGCGGCCTGCATCCTCACGCCCAAGATGGTGGCGGTGGACCAGCACGAGAACATCGAGCTGATGACCTGGTCCGAGGTGGAGGCCGTCTCCGGCGGGCCGGGCAGCTACCAGGTGAAGATCCGCCGGAAGGCCCGCTACGTGGACCTGGACGCCTGCGTCGCCTGCAACGACTGCTCAGCCATCTGCCCCGTCACGGTGAGCAGCGAGTTCGATTCGGGCATCGCCACGCGGAAGGCCATCTACATCCCGTTCCCCCAGGCCATCCCCAACGCCTTCGTGGTGGACAAGGAGCACTGCACCTGGCTCCAGTCCGGGGGCACCAAGTGCGGCGCCTGCGTGAAGAAGTGCAGCAAGGAGGCCATCCACTTCGACGCCAAGGACGAGGTGGTGGAGGTCACCGTGGGCAACATCGTGGTGGCCACCGGCTACGACGTCTTCGATGCCCGGCGCATGGACCGGTACGGGTACGGAACCTACCCCAACGTCCTCACCGCCCTGGAATTCGAGCGCCTCACCAACGCCTCGGGCCCCACCGGCGGCAACATCGTCATGAAGACGAAGAAGCTCGACAAGCGCACCCGGCAGGAGACGTGGGGCTTCGAGCCCGACGGCCCGCGCCCGAAGTCGGTGGCCATCATCCACTGCGTCGGAAGCCGGGACCGCAACTACAACCCCTACTGCTCCCGCGTGTGCTGCATGTATTCCCTGAAGTTCGCGCACCTGGTCAAGGAGAAGCTCCACGACGCGAAGTGCTACGAGTTCTACATCGACATGCGGGCCTTCGGGAAGGGCTACGAGGAGTTCTTCGAGCGCATCAAGGAGGAGGGCATCCACGTCGTGCGCGGCCGCAGCGCCAAGGTGAAGGAGGTGGGCGGGCAGCTCGTCCTGAGGGGCGAGGACATCGTGGACGACAAGGTGCTGGAGATGCCCGTCGACATGGTGCTCCTGGCGGTGGGCCTCGAGCCCGACGCCGGCAGCGACGGCCTGGGCCGCATCCTGGGCCTTTCCCGGGACGAGGGCGGCTGGTACAGCGAGTCCGACTACAACATGGACCCCACCGGGACCCACCGCGGGGGGATCTTCGTGGCAGGCGCCTGCCAGGGGCCCAAGGACATCCCCGACACCGTGGCCCAGGCCTCCAGCGTGGCCGCCGCGGTCCTCAAGACGGTCCTGCGCGAGCAGGGCAGCGGAAGCCAGGGCGACCTCTCCCTGGCCAGCATCGAGAACCTGGCCCGCCAGCTGGCGGAACCCCGAGCGTAG
- a CDS encoding 4Fe-4S dicluster domain-containing protein, with protein sequence MAVQADPRLVAELETYGAQDVLKCYHCGNCTAVCPFSKEPFIFPRKSMRYLQMGLREKLKSNLEPWLCYYCGECSEQCPREAEPGETMMSMRRWLTAQYDFTGISNLLYRSWWAELAGILVLAALTGFGFWKYGTSVGDIRVYDGPNAFLPSSAIHAFDWTMASILGTFLLVNCVRMWWMTMGRDPKTRATPAQYVKRLGQLLLHFFTQKRYSECDKKAPWRLHIVLMLSYVTMLVLIMFFLPAVQAGPAINWAVHILGYAASIGLITTVAMALVGRVRKSQTHYKHSHETDWIFLGMLLYVAVTGVLQHALHRLGHPYAANITYLAHLMGVVPMLVLEVPFSKWAHMCYRPLAMYFAALQIDVLEARETGPVAGTRTA encoded by the coding sequence ATGGCTGTTCAGGCGGATCCCAGACTCGTGGCCGAACTGGAGACCTACGGGGCCCAGGACGTCCTCAAGTGCTACCACTGCGGCAACTGCACCGCGGTGTGCCCCTTCTCGAAGGAACCCTTCATCTTCCCCCGCAAGTCCATGCGCTACCTGCAGATGGGGTTGAGGGAAAAGCTCAAGTCCAACCTGGAGCCCTGGCTCTGCTACTACTGCGGCGAGTGCAGCGAGCAGTGCCCCCGGGAGGCCGAGCCCGGCGAGACCATGATGAGCATGCGGCGCTGGCTCACCGCGCAGTACGACTTCACGGGCATCTCCAACCTCCTCTACCGCTCCTGGTGGGCGGAGCTGGCCGGCATCCTGGTCCTGGCCGCCCTCACGGGCTTCGGGTTCTGGAAGTACGGGACCAGCGTGGGCGACATCCGGGTCTACGACGGCCCCAACGCCTTCCTTCCCTCCAGCGCCATCCACGCCTTCGACTGGACCATGGCCTCCATCCTGGGCACCTTCCTCCTCGTCAACTGCGTCCGGATGTGGTGGATGACCATGGGCAGGGACCCGAAGACCCGGGCCACCCCGGCGCAGTACGTGAAGCGGCTGGGCCAGCTGCTCCTGCACTTCTTCACCCAGAAACGCTACAGCGAGTGCGACAAGAAGGCCCCCTGGCGCCTCCACATCGTCCTGATGCTCAGCTACGTGACGATGCTGGTGCTGATCATGTTCTTCCTCCCCGCCGTCCAGGCCGGGCCCGCCATCAACTGGGCCGTCCACATCCTGGGCTACGCCGCCTCGATCGGCCTCATCACCACCGTGGCCATGGCCCTCGTGGGGCGCGTCCGCAAGAGCCAGACCCACTACAAGCACAGCCACGAGACCGACTGGATCTTCCTCGGGATGCTCCTCTACGTGGCCGTGACCGGCGTCCTGCAGCACGCGCTGCACCGCCTGGGGCATCCCTACGCCGCCAACATCACCTACCTCGCCCACCTCATGGGCGTGGTGCCGATGCTGGTGCTGGAAGTGCCCTTCAGCAAGTGGGCCCACATGTGCTACCGGCCCCTGGCGATGTACTTCGCGGCCCTCCAGATCGACGTGCTGGAGGCGCGCGAGACCGGCCCCGTGGCCGGAACCCGGACCGCGTGA
- the mtgA gene encoding monofunctional biosynthetic peptidoglycan transglycosylase, translated as MTKRPWWKRILLGAAWVSLAVLGGTAAVVLLFRFVPVPTSALMIERRIGALVEGRPYEVRHAWVPLERIAPSMGAAVIAAEDQNFPDHFGFDWQAIEKALEHNEHSRRKRGASTLSQQTAKNLFLWERRSWVRKGFEAYLTLMLELGWSKRRILEVYLNSVEFGDGVFGVEAASRRFFGKPARALGPSEAALLAAVLPNPRKYRADAPSAYVRARQEWILNQMRNLGGGQVVKALG; from the coding sequence ATGACGAAACGGCCCTGGTGGAAGCGGATCCTGCTGGGGGCGGCCTGGGTGAGCCTGGCCGTCCTGGGGGGGACCGCCGCCGTCGTCCTGCTCTTCCGGTTCGTGCCCGTGCCCACCTCCGCGCTCATGATCGAGCGCCGGATCGGCGCCCTCGTGGAGGGGCGCCCCTACGAGGTCCGGCACGCCTGGGTGCCCCTGGAGCGCATCGCCCCCAGCATGGGCGCGGCCGTCATCGCCGCCGAGGACCAGAACTTCCCGGACCACTTCGGCTTCGACTGGCAGGCCATCGAGAAGGCCCTGGAACACAACGAGCACAGCCGCCGGAAGCGGGGCGCCTCCACCCTGTCCCAGCAGACCGCCAAGAACCTCTTCCTCTGGGAGCGCCGCTCCTGGGTGCGCAAGGGCTTCGAGGCCTACCTGACCCTCATGCTGGAGCTGGGCTGGTCCAAGCGGCGCATCCTGGAGGTCTACCTCAACAGCGTGGAGTTCGGGGACGGCGTCTTCGGGGTGGAGGCCGCCTCCCGGCGCTTCTTCGGCAAGCCCGCCCGGGCCCTCGGGCCTTCGGAAGCCGCCCTCCTGGCCGCGGTCCTGCCCAACCCGCGCAAGTACCGGGCGGACGCTCCCAGCGCCTACGTGCGCGCCCGCCAGGAATGGATCCTCAACCAGATGCGCAATCTGGGGGGCGGCCAGGTGGTCAAGGCCCTCGGCTGA
- a CDS encoding DegT/DnrJ/EryC1/StrS family aminotransferase, which translates to MSVPMLDLAPQNAAVKDQILQGLSGIIDRSSFVLGENVKGLEADLAQYAGARYAVGMSSGTDALLVALMALGVKHGDEVILPTFTFFATAGVVARLGATPVFVDLDPRTFNMTGALVEAAITPRTKAIIPVHLFGQLAEMPAIMAVADKHGIPVLEDACQSLGAKGWGRSAGEFGQMTACSFYPTKNLGAFGDAGLTLIRDDEALAARVRRMRVHGMEPVYVHHEIGMNGRIDEFQALVLRAKLPMLEGWHEGRRRHAQWYIERLKAITPDELAFPLEVVPDGRHIYNQFTVRVKGGRREALMAHLKSLGIGCAVYYPICLHEQPCFQYLGIKKGQLAESEKASQEVLSLPVFPEMTPAMLEEVAKALLGFFGK; encoded by the coding sequence ATGTCCGTCCCGATGCTCGACCTCGCCCCCCAGAACGCCGCCGTGAAAGACCAGATCCTCCAGGGTCTTTCCGGCATCATCGACCGTTCCAGCTTCGTGCTCGGCGAGAACGTCAAGGGTCTGGAAGCCGACCTGGCCCAGTACGCCGGCGCCCGGTACGCGGTGGGCATGTCCAGCGGCACCGACGCCCTCCTGGTGGCCCTCATGGCCCTGGGCGTCAAGCACGGCGACGAGGTCATCCTCCCCACGTTCACCTTCTTCGCCACGGCCGGCGTGGTGGCGCGCCTGGGCGCGACCCCCGTCTTCGTGGACCTGGATCCCCGGACCTTCAACATGACGGGCGCCCTCGTCGAGGCGGCGATCACCCCCCGCACCAAGGCCATCATCCCGGTCCACCTCTTCGGGCAGCTGGCCGAGATGCCCGCCATCATGGCCGTGGCCGACAAGCACGGCATCCCCGTCCTCGAAGACGCCTGCCAGTCCCTCGGCGCCAAGGGCTGGGGCCGCTCCGCCGGCGAATTCGGCCAGATGACGGCCTGCAGCTTCTACCCCACCAAGAACCTGGGCGCCTTCGGCGACGCCGGCCTCACCCTGATCCGCGACGACGAGGCCCTGGCGGCCCGGGTCCGCCGCATGCGCGTGCACGGCATGGAGCCCGTCTACGTCCACCACGAGATCGGCATGAACGGCCGCATCGACGAGTTCCAGGCCCTGGTCCTCCGGGCCAAGCTGCCGATGCTGGAAGGCTGGCACGAGGGCCGCCGCCGCCACGCCCAGTGGTACATCGAGCGCCTCAAGGCCATCACCCCCGACGAGCTGGCCTTCCCCCTCGAGGTCGTCCCCGACGGGCGCCACATCTACAACCAGTTCACCGTCCGCGTGAAGGGCGGCCGCCGCGAGGCCCTGATGGCCCACCTGAAGTCCCTGGGCATCGGCTGCGCCGTCTACTACCCCATCTGCCTCCACGAGCAGCCCTGCTTCCAGTACCTGGGCATCAAGAAGGGCCAGCTGGCGGAATCCGAGAAGGCCAGCCAGGAAGTGCTGAGCCTCCCCGTCTTCCCCGAGATGACCCCCGCGATGCTCGAGGAGGTGGCCAAGGCCCTGCTCGGGTTCTTCGGCAAGTAG
- the murJ gene encoding murein biosynthesis integral membrane protein MurJ, with amino-acid sequence MTLLSRVSGMLQSRVVAHYLGAGPAADAFFVAYRIPNLLRRFTAEGTMTSAFLPTLNEVETGEGDAAARQLTARFLGTLGLGLALLSLIAIPAMGVLTGLQMLGRLAPAGAGLGEQLRALGWILAHPRLAPPAWTLTTVLAQIMFPYLTLVSLTAGLAAVLNLRGRFALPASVSTFWNLTFILVTWAGLEAGPRGWRVPEAAALVMAGAALAGGLVQLAVLWPGFRALGYGVRPGLHLKDPGVRRALRRMAPGLLGTGIAPINALISTALASQLAVGAQTVLFNANMMGEMVLGVFAASIATVSLPVMSRLVEAGDLQGLRRALAEALRGTAVLAIPGSVGMAVLAQPIIALIFQTGRFNAQAVAWTAATLGFQAVGLLFIATGRITAQCLYALKDYRRPAYAALLSMVVNIALSLALMGPLGTGGMALANGLASIAGLVYMTAGLRPRLPALPWREVGGGWVSMGAASAVMGLLAWVGAGQLGLSGPYRGLAGTSLRLFPLIAACALVYGALLLLFRVPEGTALLSRIRRRLGR; translated from the coding sequence ATGACCCTCCTGTCCCGGGTGTCGGGCATGCTCCAGAGCCGGGTGGTGGCCCACTACCTGGGGGCCGGCCCCGCGGCCGACGCCTTCTTCGTGGCGTACCGCATCCCGAACCTCCTGCGCCGCTTCACGGCGGAGGGCACCATGACCTCGGCCTTCCTGCCGACCCTCAACGAGGTGGAGACGGGGGAGGGGGACGCGGCCGCTCGCCAGCTAACCGCCCGCTTCCTGGGGACCCTGGGCCTGGGGCTCGCCCTCCTGTCCCTGATCGCCATCCCGGCCATGGGCGTCCTCACGGGCCTCCAGATGCTGGGACGCCTGGCGCCGGCCGGCGCCGGCCTGGGCGAACAGCTGCGGGCCCTGGGCTGGATCCTGGCCCACCCCCGCCTCGCGCCGCCGGCCTGGACCCTCACGACGGTCCTGGCCCAGATCATGTTCCCCTACCTGACCCTGGTGAGCCTGACCGCCGGGCTTGCCGCGGTGCTTAACCTGCGGGGGCGCTTCGCCCTGCCCGCCTCGGTGTCCACCTTCTGGAACCTGACCTTCATCCTGGTCACCTGGGCCGGCCTCGAGGCGGGGCCGCGCGGCTGGCGGGTGCCCGAAGCGGCGGCCCTGGTGATGGCGGGGGCGGCCCTGGCGGGCGGGCTCGTCCAGCTGGCGGTCCTGTGGCCGGGTTTCCGGGCCCTGGGCTACGGCGTCCGCCCCGGCCTCCACCTCAAGGACCCGGGTGTGCGCCGCGCCCTGCGGCGCATGGCCCCCGGCCTCCTGGGCACGGGCATCGCCCCCATCAACGCCCTGATCTCGACGGCCCTGGCCTCCCAGCTGGCGGTGGGGGCCCAGACCGTCCTCTTCAACGCCAACATGATGGGCGAGATGGTGCTGGGCGTCTTCGCGGCGAGCATCGCCACCGTGAGCCTGCCCGTGATGAGCCGCCTCGTGGAGGCCGGGGACCTGCAGGGCCTCCGCCGCGCCCTCGCCGAGGCCCTGCGGGGCACGGCCGTCCTGGCCATCCCAGGCTCGGTGGGCATGGCCGTCCTGGCCCAGCCCATCATCGCCCTCATCTTCCAGACGGGCCGCTTCAACGCCCAGGCCGTAGCCTGGACGGCCGCCACCCTGGGCTTCCAGGCGGTGGGCCTCCTCTTCATCGCCACCGGGCGCATCACCGCCCAGTGCCTCTACGCCCTCAAGGACTACCGCCGGCCGGCCTACGCGGCCCTCCTGAGCATGGTGGTGAACATCGCCCTCTCCCTGGCCCTGATGGGCCCCCTGGGCACCGGCGGCATGGCCCTCGCCAACGGCCTGGCCAGCATCGCCGGGCTGGTCTACATGACGGCGGGCCTGCGGCCGCGCCTCCCCGCCCTCCCCTGGCGCGAGGTGGGTGGCGGCTGGGTCTCCATGGGCGCCGCCTCCGCGGTCATGGGGCTCCTGGCCTGGGTCGGCGCGGGCCAGCTCGGGCTGTCCGGCCCCTACCGCGGCCTGGCGGGCACCAGCCTGCGCCTCTTCCCCCTCATCGCCGCCTGCGCCCTCGTCTACGGCGCCCTGCTCCTCCTGTTCCGGGTCCCGGAGGGCACGGCCCTGCTCAGCCGGATCCGCCGGCGCCTCGGACGGTGA